From Crateriforma spongiae, a single genomic window includes:
- the fhcD gene encoding formylmethanofuran--tetrahydromethanopterin N-formyltransferase yields MQINGVTIDDTFAEAFDMKATRLVVTGQDPWWVSRACDALTGFGTSVIACGVEIDVEQTLAPDQTPDGRPGAMVLAFAASGTELRKQIPTRCGQCVLTCPTTAVFDGTGDLSVPVHRDDPVPLGKSLRFFGDGHQISKSIDAVRYWRIPVMDGEFVCQHDLGWFSGIGGGNFLLCGDSVAVVADACRAATEAIASLPGVITPFPGGATRSGSKVGSKYDALFASTNEAFCPTLRHLPQSQIDAQTHAVLEVVIDGVNHASIANATRVGILAAAKKCGSQGLHRITAGNYGGKLGKHHFHLHALLSEPAVSSDSSAEDASS; encoded by the coding sequence ATGCAGATCAACGGCGTCACCATCGACGACACGTTTGCCGAAGCTTTCGATATGAAAGCGACACGGCTTGTGGTGACAGGACAAGATCCCTGGTGGGTGTCGCGTGCCTGTGACGCATTGACCGGTTTCGGCACCAGTGTGATCGCTTGTGGTGTTGAAATCGACGTCGAACAAACGCTTGCACCGGATCAAACACCTGATGGTCGTCCCGGTGCGATGGTGTTGGCGTTCGCCGCGTCGGGGACGGAATTGCGGAAACAAATCCCGACCCGTTGCGGCCAGTGCGTCCTGACCTGCCCGACCACTGCGGTGTTTGACGGAACTGGCGACCTGAGCGTTCCCGTGCACCGCGATGATCCGGTTCCGCTGGGCAAATCGTTGCGATTCTTTGGCGACGGTCATCAGATCAGTAAATCGATCGATGCCGTTCGGTACTGGCGAATCCCCGTGATGGATGGTGAATTTGTTTGCCAGCACGACCTTGGGTGGTTTTCGGGCATTGGCGGCGGCAACTTTCTGTTGTGCGGTGATTCGGTTGCGGTGGTGGCCGATGCCTGTCGTGCGGCAACCGAGGCGATCGCATCGCTGCCCGGCGTGATCACGCCATTTCCCGGCGGGGCGACTCGCAGTGGTTCCAAGGTGGGTTCAAAGTACGATGCCTTGTTCGCATCGACCAACGAAGCGTTCTGTCCAACGCTGCGGCATTTGCCCCAATCCCAGATCGATGCCCAGACGCACGCCGTGTTGGAAGTGGTGATCGATGGTGTCAATCACGCCAGCATCGCCAACGCCACCCGGGTCGGCATCTTGGCAGCCGCAAAGAAGTGCGGTTCCCAGGGGTTGCACCGGATCACCGCGGGAAACTATGGCGGAAAGCTGGGTAAACACCACTTTCATTTGCATGCTTTGTTGTCCGAACCCGCCGTAAGTTCCGACTCATCGGCCGAGGACGCATCGTCATGA
- a CDS encoding formylmethanofuran dehydrogenase subunit C, with protein MKSWKLSLRQKPRQRIDARVIGLQAFATMTIDQVRRTRLSVGHESVELAEYFKVEDRTSERPCIIVEGDLSQFDHLASGHHGGRFEIQGNVGHDLASGMSGGEVIVHGDAGDRVGGPVDHGRVGMSGGKVVIAGDAGRRAGIRMRRGDLWINGDVMPGVGAWMIAGTIVIGGRIVASGDDGGRVGYGMRRGTIVCGELSATDRQRFTPPVPMWTAVIGPMLRSVESWKPHCPRVAERFARLSESLDCLRGDLADGGMGEIWLPPKD; from the coding sequence ATGAAGTCATGGAAGCTTTCGCTGCGGCAGAAACCACGTCAACGCATCGACGCTCGCGTGATCGGTTTGCAGGCTTTCGCCACGATGACCATCGACCAAGTCCGTCGCACTCGCCTGTCGGTCGGGCACGAATCGGTCGAATTGGCGGAGTATTTCAAGGTCGAAGATCGGACGTCGGAACGACCATGCATCATTGTCGAAGGTGATTTGAGCCAGTTTGATCACTTGGCATCCGGGCATCATGGCGGGCGGTTTGAAATCCAAGGCAATGTCGGGCATGACTTGGCGTCCGGCATGTCGGGCGGCGAAGTCATCGTGCACGGTGATGCGGGTGATCGTGTCGGTGGCCCGGTCGACCACGGGCGTGTCGGCATGTCGGGCGGCAAAGTCGTGATCGCCGGCGATGCCGGACGTCGCGCCGGAATTCGCATGCGTCGTGGAGATCTGTGGATCAACGGTGATGTGATGCCGGGCGTCGGGGCCTGGATGATCGCGGGCACGATCGTCATCGGTGGTCGAATCGTTGCCTCCGGCGATGACGGCGGCCGGGTCGGTTATGGCATGCGACGCGGGACAATCGTTTGCGGCGAATTGTCGGCCACCGATCGCCAGCGATTCACCCCGCCGGTTCCGATGTGGACCGCCGTGATCGGCCCGATGCTGCGATCGGTCGAGTCTTGGAAGCCGCATTGTCCGAGGGTGGCCGAACGCTTTGCCCGCTTATCCGAATCTCTGGACTGTCTGCGTGGTGATTTGGCTGACGGCGGGATGGGAGAAATCTGGTTGCCGCCAAAGGACTGA
- a CDS encoding formylmethanofuran dehydrogenase subunit A: MRTFIRGGRLIDPSQGLDRVADLVIVDGRIDAVQSPDATGAAAVDVSSDHAIDARDCLVMAGGIDVHTHIGGGKVALARLLLQDLTDGPESEFLPSPTVAAQRYLQMGYTSCFEPAVLPCNARAAHAEMALAHGLDTGGYCLLGNDDLLLQMIGDDVPQAMVNDYVAAMVAATQCIAVKVVNPGGINAFKYNVRDLDVDTPHPRYGVTPSKIIRTLCRAVYEIGLPHPLHVHCSNLGVPGNIASTIKTIEAADGLPIHLTHVQFHCYGDDGPYGMSSAAQQLVRAMQKHPNVTVDVGQIMFGQTVTISGDTAHQCANHRHAKPRKSALVDIECEAGCGVVPFRYRRRQFVHSLQWAIGLELFLMIDDPERVFLTTDHPNGAPFTSYPHLIRLLADHSFRETALAEIHTDAAAASDLSGLDRQYTINELVAMTRVGPSKILGLGDTGTLRPGAPADVVVYPQRSTWDLTFAHAKYVLKSGRCIAGTDASSTANGRPQVSTAAESLHRTHRVDLSLDTAAWKSIVRRYPQAGAAAFDRLAISDDEMRTQLGSALVNHAPRPRQR; this comes from the coding sequence ATGCGCACCTTCATTCGCGGCGGACGCTTGATCGATCCCAGCCAAGGTCTGGATCGCGTTGCCGACCTGGTGATCGTCGATGGGCGAATCGATGCGGTCCAATCGCCCGATGCAACCGGCGCGGCGGCAGTGGATGTTTCGTCGGACCATGCGATCGATGCTAGGGATTGTCTGGTCATGGCCGGTGGCATCGATGTGCACACGCACATCGGCGGCGGTAAAGTGGCTTTGGCGCGTTTGCTGTTGCAAGACCTGACCGATGGACCGGAAAGTGAATTCCTGCCATCGCCCACGGTGGCCGCACAGCGTTACCTGCAGATGGGATACACGTCTTGCTTTGAACCGGCCGTGTTGCCGTGCAACGCGCGAGCCGCGCATGCGGAAATGGCATTGGCCCATGGTTTGGACACCGGCGGATATTGCTTGTTGGGCAATGATGATCTGTTGCTGCAGATGATCGGCGATGATGTCCCCCAAGCGATGGTCAACGATTATGTCGCCGCGATGGTGGCTGCCACGCAGTGCATTGCGGTCAAAGTGGTCAATCCGGGCGGCATCAATGCGTTCAAGTACAACGTTCGCGATTTGGATGTGGATACACCGCATCCACGTTATGGCGTCACCCCGTCAAAGATCATTCGCACCCTTTGTCGTGCCGTTTACGAAATCGGATTGCCGCATCCGCTGCATGTTCATTGCAGCAACCTGGGTGTGCCCGGCAACATCGCTTCGACCATCAAAACGATCGAAGCCGCCGATGGTTTGCCGATCCATCTGACGCACGTTCAATTTCATTGCTACGGCGACGATGGCCCCTACGGCATGTCGTCGGCCGCCCAACAGTTGGTCCGGGCGATGCAAAAGCATCCCAACGTCACCGTTGATGTCGGCCAAATCATGTTCGGCCAAACCGTTACGATCAGTGGGGACACGGCCCATCAGTGTGCCAATCACCGTCATGCCAAGCCCCGGAAATCCGCCTTGGTGGACATCGAATGCGAAGCCGGTTGTGGTGTGGTGCCGTTTCGGTATCGACGCCGGCAGTTTGTGCACAGTTTGCAGTGGGCCATTGGGCTGGAACTGTTCTTGATGATCGACGATCCGGAACGCGTGTTCTTGACGACCGATCATCCCAACGGTGCACCGTTCACCAGTTATCCGCACCTGATTCGGTTGTTGGCCGACCACAGCTTTCGCGAAACCGCATTGGCCGAAATTCACACCGATGCCGCGGCCGCCAGCGACCTGTCCGGTTTGGATCGTCAGTACACGATCAACGAACTGGTGGCGATGACGCGTGTCGGACCGTCGAAGATTTTGGGCCTGGGCGATACCGGGACCCTGCGGCCAGGGGCACCGGCCGACGTCGTCGTGTATCCCCAGCGGTCGACTTGGGACCTGACGTTTGCCCACGCAAAATATGTGCTGAAGTCGGGGCGATGTATCGCCGGCACCGATGCGTCATCAACGGCGAATGGGCGACCGCAGGTTTCCACCGCGGCGGAATCGCTGCACCGCACGCACCGTGTGGATCTGTCTTTGGATACGGCTGCGTGGAAATCGATCGTTCGCCGGTATCCCCAGGCCGGTGCAGCGGCCTTTGATCGACTTGCCATCAGCGATGATGAAATGCGGACTCAATTGGGGTCGGCATTGGTGAACCATGCGCCCCGGCCACGGCAACGCTGA